The sequence CGCCCGCCTCAACGGACTGCATCTGTTTCGGGTCGCCGATCATCACCAGCTTGAAGCCGATGTCCTCTCGCTTCCTGAGGATGTCATTGAGCTGGCGTGTGCCCAGGAGGCTGAGTTCGTCAACGACGACGACGGATTTCTTGGTGAGTTTGAGCTTGCCGCTGTCGATCCGGCGCAGGAAGGATTCCAGAGCGCGGGTCTTGGCGACTTCCATACCCGTAGCAGACAGATCGTCGGACTGTCGCCAGGCCAAGGCGATGCCGTGAACGTCCCGGCCCTGCTGCTTCCACGCGGTTACGAGCGGCTTCAGGAGTGTGGTTTTTCCTGAACCTGCAACGCCGATCCCCACGACGACCTGACCGCCCTTCCCTAGATCCTCCATCATCGTGCGTTGGGCCTGCCCGTGCGCGCTCTCGAAACTGAGTTCGGGATGGGCCTTGACGGCCTGGTCAATCTGCTTGTCCGTGAGCGCGCCGCTTCGATCCTTCGCGGCCTCGCGCGTCATGCGGATCAGGTCGCGCTCTTCGCTTTCGTGAAGGGCGGTCGTGATTCCGACCCGCTCTCTGCCTTCCGGGTCTTTGACTTCTCCCCAAATCAGGGAGGTTTGACGTCCGTGCTGGCGGACGCCGCGATTGCGCATGGCTGCGGTCACGGCGTTGATGTCGGCTGCTGTGTCGATCCCCGCTGCGATCAATCCTTTGGCGGCGGCGATCCGGGCATCAGAACCGTCAAGAGATGCGCGCTGCTGAAGCTGCTTGTCAAAGACATGCTGTGCAGCTTCATAGGCGTGTTCCAGGCGCTCGGCCCGATCGCGCTCGGGTGCGATTTCATCGGGCCGGAGAATGCTCCGGTGCTTGTATCCGATCTCTGCGGCCGTACGCTGCCATGAGGCCATGTCGGTAAGATCGTCCGACTTCGCGCCGCGCGGATCTTGCACCCCTTGCTTGATAAGGCCGATTTTGCGCTTGGCATCGAGGGTATCCCAATCAAGGCCCTGCCCTGCCGCATAGGCACGCGCGGCGGCCGTTCCTGAAAGTGTGCGGCGGCTGAACTGTTCACAGACACTCTCGGGAATGGCTGCAACCCTGCCCATTTCCGTCCGCTCGTCCAGCACCATATCGACCCCCTGCTTGCGCAGGTTCGTCGCTAGGTGGGCCTGATAGACGGCGCCCCACTCCTTGACCTTGCCGTTAAGCTGATCGAGCCACAGGCCGCCCATGCGGCCCTCGTCGGTCAGTGCCGCGTTCAGAATGGCAGTATGCGTGTGGAGCTGCATATCGCCTGGCACCCGGCCCCCTCCCTGACGGAGCGTATGCAGCTCGGTAAAGACCTCGCCCTGGTCGTCTGTCCGGATGACCTCAACGGTCGGCCGTGCCGTATAATGATCGAAGGACACCCAGCCGATGGATGCGGGGTCCCAGCCATCTTTTCCGGCGTCGCCTTTCCGCGCACGTCCGATCACCTTTTCCACTTCCTGCATGGTTGAGGCGATCGCGTCGTGATGTGCCTGAAGGATGATTCCGCGCTCGGCTTCTGTCGGGGCGAATGCCCATGCAACGGAAACCGATTTGGGGGCGGAAAAGGTGAAATCCACATACCCGATCCGGGCGCGACTGGTGTCCATGCGCTCGTGATATTCGGACACACTCAACTCCTGCCCGTCGGCCATACGCCCGGACAGGATGTTTTCGCGTTGGTCATTGGTCAGGCTGGCCGCATCGGCACCAAGGACGGCCGTAAAACGCCGTACAGCCCGTTCAGCTTTCTTAGCAGGTATATCGCCGCCAGAAACCGTCTTGCCCGCCAGAACGGCTTCCAGTTCGGATCTCGTGGGCAATCGGCTTTCATCCATCTCGAAGATTTTGCCGATTGCTTCCGTGGCCGATCTTTTCGTCTTCCCCGGAATATCCTGTCCGTCTGCTCGTTGC is a genomic window of Acetobacter aceti NBRC 14818 containing:
- the mobF gene encoding MobF family relaxase, which produces MLTYRTGAAGATSAAKAMSEHLLQQTLPPEMAVMAEYYAQGVRPPTPAEAAATRYAGTTSGMDDLADTLAMEIDRLREATSDSDNVLAVRAAGTFVAANLIDRAKAEELLQQRAVPFTADALDSEIRNASAARDYSSATAIPRRDMNPELAARLGIDPTKGLTPAEVAHLLNGQRADGQDIPGKTKRSATEAIGKIFEMDESRLPTRSELEAVLAGKTVSGGDIPAKKAERAVRRFTAVLGADAASLTNDQRENILSGRMADGQELSVSEYHERMDTSRARIGYVDFTFSAPKSVSVAWAFAPTEAERGIILQAHHDAIASTMQEVEKVIGRARKGDAGKDGWDPASIGWVSFDHYTARPTVEVIRTDDQGEVFTELHTLRQGGGRVPGDMQLHTHTAILNAALTDEGRMGGLWLDQLNGKVKEWGAVYQAHLATNLRKQGVDMVLDERTEMGRVAAIPESVCEQFSRRTLSGTAAARAYAAGQGLDWDTLDAKRKIGLIKQGVQDPRGAKSDDLTDMASWQRTAAEIGYKHRSILRPDEIAPERDRAERLEHAYEAAQHVFDKQLQQRASLDGSDARIAAAKGLIAAGIDTAADINAVTAAMRNRGVRQHGRQTSLIWGEVKDPEGRERVGITTALHESEERDLIRMTREAAKDRSGALTDKQIDQAVKAHPELSFESAHGQAQRTMMEDLGKGGQVVVGIGVAGSGKTTLLKPLVTAWKQQGRDVHGIALAWRQSDDLSATGMEVAKTRALESFLRRIDSGKLKLTKKSVVVVDELSLLGTRQLNDILRKREDIGFKLVMIGDPKQMQSVEAGAVIELLQRGLGKENIPLLGTSTRQIQQEERETTLMFRNGQTEEAVKRKAENGTLRVAPGGYEEAIKAVVDLWQQRRTENADRDKYTLSISTPTNADAHNISRAIRDRRRELGEISADLITIKAQATGENTSYDLSLARGDKVRLFQRTNARFLDTNSGGNLGRNGTVVEVRDVREEGLVLRGANGRNGLVKWDSLKEKETGRFLLSYGDAMTTNTSQGVTVTEHIFAIPAGSRNVTAFGAYTSSSRHREQTFMVTSDGAERSEIAGRRPLGDQRTITATDVLKNIIRNFERQPEKETAHALLERAENIRRGTVRAMQQTKQGLEAREGEGKQRATLAGRFSTRRHEQKASEGLKNTAEAMKDRNGMMDRLREMTKALKAKVRTILSRKTEAKAQEKQKKRRTLHL